Part of the Synechococcus sp. HK01-R genome is shown below.
AGTACATCGCGATCACAGACAAAGCCGAGATGGCCGATGCGGAACACCCGTCCCTTGAGGTGATCCTGACCGCCGGCGAGAAGGATGTCGAAGTGTTCTTTGATGCTCTTGCGCAGCACTTCGGCATCGATGCCCTCTGGAGCCACGGCGGTGATCGCCGGGCTGCCGTGTCCTTCAGCGGCATAAAGAGGCAGGCCGATCGCCTTCATGGCCGCCTGAGCAGCATCTCGATGGCGGGCATGCCGCGCAAAGATCGCATCGAGGCCTTCCGCCTGCATCATGTCGAGGGCAGCCTCCAGAGCGAAGTAGAGGTTCACCGCCGGAGTGAACGGGTTGCTGTTTTTCGCTGCTGTTTTCCGGTAGGGCCCGAGATCCAGATAGAACTTCGGCAGGTCGGAGCGCTCGTAGGCCTGCCAAGCGCGCTCGCTCATGGCGACAAAGCTCAGACCCGGCGGCATCATGTACCCCTTCTGAGAGCCGGAGGCGACCACGTCGAGCCCCCAGGCATCCATGGGCACATTGCTGGCTCCCAGACTGGTGACGCAGTCGGCGATCGTCAGCGCTGTGCCATGGGCTTTGACATGACGGCTGATCGTCTCAAGGTCGTTGATCACCCCCGTGGAGGTTTCCGAGTGGGTGAGGATGACTGCACGGATGCGCTTCTCGGTGTCGGCCTCCAAGGCGCTGCGGAAGGCTTCGGGATTCAGCGGTTGTCCCCACTCCGCTTTGATCACCTCCACGTCCAGGCCGTAGGCGCGCGCCACCTTCACCCAGCGTTCGCCGAATTTGCCGTTGTCACCGCAGAGAACCCGGTCACCGCGGCTCAGGGTGTTGATGATTCCCGCCTCCATCGCCGCCGTGCCGCTGCCGGTGATGACCAGCACGTCTCCTGTGGTCTGGTGCAGCCAGCGGAGCTGTTCGGTGGTGCGTTTGACCAGCGCTTGGAATTCGC
Proteins encoded:
- a CDS encoding alanine--glyoxylate aminotransferase family protein; protein product: MQDKLTLMIPGPTPVPETVLKALGRHPIGHRSGEFQALVKRTTEQLRWLHQTTGDVLVITGSGTAAMEAGIINTLSRGDRVLCGDNGKFGERWVKVARAYGLDVEVIKAEWGQPLNPEAFRSALEADTEKRIRAVILTHSETSTGVINDLETISRHVKAHGTALTIADCVTSLGASNVPMDAWGLDVVASGSQKGYMMPPGLSFVAMSERAWQAYERSDLPKFYLDLGPYRKTAAKNSNPFTPAVNLYFALEAALDMMQAEGLDAIFARHARHRDAAQAAMKAIGLPLYAAEGHGSPAITAVAPEGIDAEVLRKSIKEHFDILLAGGQDHLKGRVFRIGHLGFVCDRDVLTAVAAIEATLQTMGLHKTSVGAGVAAAAAALHS